One Nonomuraea angiospora DNA segment encodes these proteins:
- a CDS encoding site-specific DNA-methyltransferase, with protein MEKLRMHSPDLTERNIDKIAELFPTVITEGRDEEGNPTRAVDFDLLRQELSDHVIEGPQERYQLNWPGKREALFAANAPIAKTLRPVREESVEFDSTQNLFIEGDNLDALKLIQESYLGKIKLIYIDPPYNTGNDFVYCDDFAATTAEYLARSGQVDDEGNRLVANTESNGRFHSDWLSMMYPRVKLARTLLRTDGVFVASIDSHETHNLRKICDEVFGERNFVAEAIVIASPRGRQSDSFLAGVHDSLLIYARDRQFAKVGGLPLDEEQRGDFKFHDPELGPYRLLGLRQRGTASKRSDRPEMYFPIYVSSDGDRVSVDSEPGWHEVLPRKSDGSDGRWAWGRDRCRALNHLLVARWIERRGEYDIFTKDALFREGVERQRKFKTLWASSSFDNQNGTQETKALMGGDFMSYPKPVALMRDICLLGAPDGGIVVDLFAGSGTTAQAVLETSAIDGKPRQFLLTQLDEALPEKSPARRAGYETIAQLSRERIRRAAAKVATDAGVTVGGLDLGFRTLRVDSTNLADVLRTPDGLGQDELDLYTDSIKPGRTEEDLLFQVLLGWGLDLTMPIAIEVFDGREIFVVDDGALIACFADEVSPAVVREIAKREPLRVVFRDSGFTTDADRINAEQVFAEVSPATDVKAI; from the coding sequence GTGGAGAAGCTGAGGATGCACTCGCCCGATCTAACCGAACGGAACATCGACAAGATCGCTGAACTGTTCCCGACGGTCATCACAGAGGGCCGCGATGAAGAGGGAAACCCCACGAGGGCCGTCGACTTCGACCTGCTTCGCCAGGAACTGTCGGACCACGTGATCGAGGGTCCGCAGGAGCGCTATCAGCTCAACTGGCCCGGCAAGCGTGAGGCGCTCTTCGCAGCGAACGCGCCGATCGCCAAAACACTGCGCCCCGTTCGCGAGGAGTCCGTCGAGTTCGACAGCACACAGAACCTCTTCATCGAAGGAGACAACCTCGACGCGCTCAAGCTCATTCAGGAGTCCTACCTCGGTAAGATTAAGCTCATCTACATCGACCCGCCCTACAACACGGGTAACGATTTTGTGTACTGCGATGACTTCGCAGCGACCACTGCCGAGTACCTGGCCCGGTCAGGCCAGGTTGATGACGAGGGAAACCGTCTAGTCGCAAACACGGAGTCCAACGGTCGGTTCCACTCGGACTGGCTCAGCATGATGTACCCCAGAGTCAAACTCGCCCGGACCCTCTTGCGGACTGATGGCGTTTTCGTTGCAAGTATCGACAGCCACGAGACCCACAACCTCAGGAAGATCTGTGATGAAGTTTTCGGTGAACGGAACTTCGTTGCCGAAGCGATCGTCATCGCGAGTCCCAGGGGGCGTCAATCCGACTCATTTCTCGCAGGTGTACACGACTCGCTTCTGATCTACGCACGCGACCGGCAGTTCGCCAAGGTCGGAGGGCTTCCTCTCGACGAGGAGCAGAGGGGCGACTTCAAGTTTCACGATCCAGAACTTGGCCCCTATCGTCTGCTCGGGCTCAGGCAACGGGGGACAGCATCTAAGCGAAGCGACCGGCCCGAGATGTACTTTCCTATCTATGTTTCCTCAGATGGCGACCGCGTATCAGTGGATTCAGAACCAGGATGGCACGAGGTGCTGCCTCGCAAGTCAGATGGTTCAGATGGTCGATGGGCGTGGGGACGGGACCGTTGTCGGGCACTGAATCACCTGCTTGTGGCTCGGTGGATCGAGCGCCGCGGGGAGTACGACATATTTACAAAAGATGCACTCTTCCGCGAAGGTGTGGAGCGGCAGCGAAAGTTCAAGACGCTCTGGGCCTCAAGTTCATTCGATAACCAGAATGGAACGCAGGAGACTAAAGCCCTAATGGGCGGCGACTTCATGAGCTACCCAAAACCGGTTGCCCTTATGCGAGACATCTGTTTGCTGGGAGCCCCGGACGGTGGAATTGTGGTTGATCTGTTCGCTGGCTCGGGCACAACTGCACAGGCAGTGCTGGAGACTTCTGCCATCGACGGCAAGCCACGACAGTTCCTGCTGACACAACTCGATGAGGCGCTGCCGGAGAAGTCTCCAGCACGCAGGGCCGGCTATGAGACCATCGCCCAACTGAGCCGTGAGCGAATCCGCCGCGCCGCAGCGAAGGTAGCCACCGATGCTGGTGTCACTGTCGGTGGCCTTGATCTTGGCTTCCGTACCCTACGAGTCGACTCCACGAACCTTGCCGATGTTCTTCGCACACCGGACGGCCTTGGCCAGGATGAGCTCGACCTGTACACCGACAGCATCAAGCCGGGCAGGACGGAGGAGGATCTGCTGTTCCAGGTTCTGCTTGGCTGGGGACTTGATCTGACGATGCCGATCGCGATCGAGGTCTTCGACGGTCGGGAGATCTTTGTCGTCGATGATGGGGCCCTAATCGCATGTTTCGCCGACGAAGTCAGTCCTGCTGTCGTGCGCGAAATCGCGAAACGGGAGCCGCTGCGTGTGGTCTTCCGTGATTCGGGTTTCACTACGGATGCTGACCGCATCAACGCCGAGCAGGTGTTCGCTGAGGTTTCGCCCGCGACCGATGTGAAGGCGATCTGA
- a CDS encoding type III restriction-modification system endonuclease codes for MKLQFKVQQYQTEAVDSVVDCFAGQPRDDGVSYRIDPGRRAKSVQPMLDFPETPDSGLRNAEITLSPARLLENMQSVQRRRNLPLSKTLVPSKASSIPNTPNLDIEMETGTGKTYVYIKTIMELNKRYGWSKFIVVVPSVAIREGVKKSFDITAEHFQQIYGTKARSFIYSSSQLHELERFSSDAGVQVMIINIQAFNATGKDNRRIYDVLDDFQSRRPIDVISANRPIVIIDEPQKIGAAKSLEALSRFNALMVLRYSATHKAEHNKVYRLDALDAYNQKLVKKISVRGITVKGLAGSTAYLYLDTIEIAKGAKPRARVELEVQTKSGIKRQVKRLDQGANLHDVSGGIEAYKGLFITDIDASRDVIELSNGDIVIAGQVTEDVTDEAKRRIQIREVIRAHLDKERELFSQGIKVLSLFFIDEVAKYRDYDSQDTLGDYARVFVEEYQQLVADELNQLSLDEETEAYRRHLEAIPVEATHQGYFSIDKKTKRQVDGEVKKTGDEKGQSLDVDAYDLILRDKERLLSFAEPVRFIFSHSALREGWDNPNVFVMGMLKKSDNTISRRQEIGRGLRLAVDQRGERMDNSVTVHDINELTVVTDESYTAFVAGLQKEISESLAARPRKASVKYFIGKTFTTECGESVVEEALANALYKYLVKNDYINDDDTISDAYKLARDAGTLAEPTSDVLKSVVDFIWPLVDALYLNVDLITDGRKPKRIPLNEENFTKKEFKELWARINHKAVYQVEFDSTELIGKCVTALDAHLNVAAMQYVVQSGQQRAALDADELAAGEGFVVSSTSTHTETVSASSQVKYDLLGEITEKTQLTRRTSGAILSRIKPTTFAKYRQNPEQFITEAARLINEQKATVVIEHLTYDTLAERHDTAIFTENQTKQDFTKAGEKLKKHIYDYVVTESKVERAFVTGLDTSNEVVVYAKLPRGFSIPTPVGEYNPDWAIAFKEGAVKHIYFVAETKGSLSSMQLRGIEDAKIECARKFFAELNHKNDENVTYDVVSDYSQLMQLVGA; via the coding sequence ATGAAGCTTCAGTTCAAGGTTCAGCAATACCAGACCGAGGCCGTGGACTCGGTGGTCGACTGCTTCGCTGGTCAGCCGCGGGACGACGGGGTATCCTATCGGATCGATCCTGGCCGTCGTGCGAAATCTGTTCAGCCGATGCTTGATTTTCCTGAGACGCCGGACTCAGGTCTGCGGAACGCAGAGATTACGCTGAGCCCTGCCCGGTTGCTGGAGAACATGCAGTCCGTGCAACGGAGACGGAACCTTCCGCTGTCGAAAACGCTCGTTCCGAGCAAGGCTTCGTCGATTCCAAACACACCGAATCTCGACATCGAGATGGAGACGGGTACTGGCAAGACCTACGTCTACATCAAGACCATCATGGAGCTGAACAAGCGCTACGGCTGGTCGAAATTCATCGTCGTGGTGCCGAGCGTGGCGATTCGTGAAGGCGTGAAGAAGTCATTCGATATCACCGCGGAGCACTTCCAGCAGATATACGGCACCAAGGCGCGTTCCTTCATCTATAGCTCGTCACAACTGCACGAGCTGGAACGGTTCAGCTCCGACGCCGGGGTGCAGGTGATGATCATCAACATCCAGGCATTCAATGCCACAGGCAAGGACAACCGGCGCATCTATGACGTATTGGATGACTTCCAGTCGCGTCGTCCAATCGACGTGATCAGCGCCAACCGCCCGATCGTCATAATCGATGAGCCACAGAAGATTGGTGCAGCGAAATCGCTAGAGGCGCTGTCGCGGTTCAACGCGCTGATGGTGTTGCGGTACTCGGCCACACACAAGGCGGAGCACAACAAGGTCTACCGGCTCGACGCCCTCGACGCGTACAACCAGAAGCTCGTGAAGAAGATCTCTGTGCGCGGCATCACCGTTAAGGGTCTGGCCGGCAGCACCGCCTACCTATACCTAGATACCATCGAGATCGCCAAGGGTGCCAAGCCGCGTGCCCGAGTCGAACTGGAGGTGCAGACGAAGTCGGGTATCAAACGCCAGGTCAAGCGACTCGACCAGGGAGCGAACCTCCACGACGTCTCAGGCGGCATCGAAGCGTACAAGGGCCTGTTCATCACCGATATCGACGCCAGCCGCGACGTGATCGAGCTGAGCAACGGTGACATCGTGATCGCCGGGCAGGTTACCGAGGACGTGACCGACGAGGCCAAGCGGCGTATCCAGATCCGCGAAGTCATCCGTGCCCACCTGGACAAAGAGCGCGAACTCTTCTCCCAGGGCATCAAGGTGCTGTCGCTGTTCTTCATCGACGAGGTCGCCAAGTACCGCGACTACGACAGCCAGGACACTCTGGGCGACTACGCGCGCGTGTTCGTCGAGGAATATCAGCAGCTGGTAGCCGACGAGCTCAACCAGCTGTCCCTCGACGAGGAAACCGAGGCGTACCGACGCCACCTCGAGGCAATCCCGGTCGAGGCGACCCATCAGGGGTACTTCTCGATCGATAAGAAAACCAAGCGCCAGGTCGATGGCGAGGTGAAGAAGACGGGCGACGAGAAGGGACAGTCCCTCGATGTCGATGCCTACGACCTGATCCTGCGCGACAAAGAGCGCTTGCTGTCGTTCGCCGAGCCGGTGCGCTTCATCTTCTCCCACTCCGCTCTGCGAGAGGGATGGGACAACCCCAACGTTTTCGTTATGGGGATGCTCAAGAAGAGCGACAACACAATTTCCCGCCGACAGGAGATCGGCCGCGGCCTGCGCCTTGCCGTCGACCAACGCGGCGAGCGGATGGACAACTCGGTGACCGTGCATGACATCAACGAGCTCACCGTCGTGACCGACGAGTCCTACACCGCCTTCGTCGCCGGGCTCCAGAAGGAGATCAGCGAGTCCCTTGCCGCGCGCCCCCGCAAGGCGAGCGTCAAGTACTTCATCGGCAAGACGTTCACCACTGAGTGCGGAGAGAGCGTCGTCGAGGAAGCGCTAGCGAACGCCCTGTACAAGTACCTTGTCAAGAACGATTACATAAATGACGACGACACCATCTCCGATGCTTACAAGTTGGCACGTGACGCGGGCACCCTTGCCGAGCCGACGTCGGACGTGCTCAAGTCCGTCGTCGACTTCATCTGGCCGCTCGTCGATGCGCTCTACCTGAACGTCGACCTCATCACCGACGGACGCAAGCCGAAGCGGATCCCGCTGAACGAAGAGAACTTCACCAAGAAGGAGTTCAAGGAACTCTGGGCCCGCATCAACCACAAGGCCGTCTACCAGGTCGAGTTCGATTCGACGGAGCTGATCGGCAAATGCGTGACTGCTCTCGACGCCCACCTGAACGTCGCTGCGATGCAGTACGTCGTTCAGTCAGGCCAGCAGCGAGCAGCGCTCGATGCCGACGAGCTGGCGGCCGGGGAAGGGTTTGTGGTGAGTTCCACGAGCACGCACACGGAGACCGTTTCGGCCTCATCACAAGTCAAGTACGACCTGCTCGGTGAGATCACGGAGAAGACTCAACTCACGCGGCGAACGTCCGGCGCGATCCTCAGCCGCATCAAGCCGACGACCTTCGCGAAGTACCGGCAGAACCCTGAGCAGTTCATCACCGAGGCCGCGCGTCTGATCAACGAGCAGAAGGCCACCGTCGTCATCGAACATCTGACCTACGACACCCTCGCCGAACGCCACGACACGGCGATCTTTACTGAGAACCAGACTAAGCAGGACTTCACCAAGGCCGGGGAGAAGCTGAAGAAGCACATCTACGACTACGTGGTGACCGAATCCAAGGTCGAGCGCGCGTTCGTGACCGGACTGGACACCAGCAACGAGGTTGTCGTGTACGCCAAGCTGCCACGCGGCTTCTCCATCCCGACCCCCGTAGGCGAGTACAACCCGGACTGGGCCATCGCGTTCAAAGAAGGGGCCGTGAAGCACATCTACTTCGTCGCGGAGACCAAGGGTTCACTGTCCTCGATGCAACTCCGCGGCATCGAGGATGCCAAGATCGAGTGCGCTCGAAAGTTCTTCGCCGAACTGAACCACAAGAACGACGAGAACGTCACGTACGACGTTGTCAGCGACTACAGCCAACTCATGCAGCTCGTCGGCGCGTAG
- a CDS encoding HNH endonuclease: MLWLLGRVAVGAPRLTTWRETRAAFEKLEATYGNGATADSAQYPFWTLHATDALWEIKDAHRIAPLPGRRRPTISVLDQVNPEAGFTPAVYAMLTGDLGLVANAAATLLARFFNPVPVGLVAAVGLDGVVPAGREADLMLPIPGFVAFPKRTAIHAELGGQWTSGIGTLDDGLMCVFSDAKGPYDDQSIPGTDLIEYRGQGLNGDQTLKGGGNAQLLVCQQEQKPIRYWHQPAGGDWGFDTWTVIVDRRLVWGKGEDKQWRREFAWVLAPVPSPFRDQWPQSVLERLAQDDQQTHDETFETEAPTAVTKQDAGRQYRKLCASVERKESLNHGRTTRTASDRYFRSADARIAVMLRAQGMCEKPDCGGQPADVTDRGDAILEVDHVDERAAQGRDHPANMIALCPNCHAIKTRGSTRRDLKRKLKTLAERLHREAEAWENVL, from the coding sequence TTGCTGTGGCTACTCGGCCGCGTTGCCGTGGGCGCGCCGCGGCTAACGACCTGGCGGGAGACGCGCGCCGCGTTTGAGAAACTCGAGGCGACCTACGGCAACGGTGCCACGGCCGATAGTGCCCAGTACCCGTTCTGGACCTTGCACGCCACGGATGCCCTCTGGGAGATCAAGGACGCGCATCGGATCGCACCGCTGCCCGGGCGACGCCGGCCCACCATCAGCGTGCTTGACCAAGTCAATCCCGAAGCCGGCTTCACACCGGCGGTGTATGCGATGCTGACTGGGGACCTTGGTCTGGTGGCGAACGCGGCTGCGACCCTGCTGGCCCGCTTCTTCAACCCCGTTCCGGTGGGGCTGGTTGCGGCCGTTGGCCTGGACGGTGTAGTGCCAGCCGGCCGAGAGGCTGACCTGATGCTTCCGATCCCCGGATTCGTGGCGTTCCCTAAGCGCACTGCAATTCACGCAGAGTTAGGCGGCCAGTGGACCAGCGGAATCGGTACCCTCGACGACGGGCTGATGTGCGTCTTCTCCGACGCTAAGGGCCCCTACGACGACCAAAGCATTCCTGGCACGGATTTGATTGAGTACCGCGGTCAAGGATTGAACGGCGATCAAACTCTGAAAGGCGGAGGCAACGCACAACTGCTCGTCTGCCAGCAGGAACAGAAGCCCATCAGGTACTGGCACCAGCCCGCCGGCGGCGATTGGGGGTTTGACACGTGGACCGTCATCGTGGACCGGCGCCTGGTGTGGGGCAAGGGCGAGGACAAGCAGTGGCGGCGCGAGTTCGCGTGGGTACTGGCCCCGGTGCCGTCTCCCTTCCGCGATCAATGGCCACAGTCAGTACTAGAACGGCTTGCTCAAGATGACCAGCAGACGCACGACGAAACCTTCGAGACAGAAGCGCCTACTGCGGTCACCAAACAAGATGCAGGCCGGCAGTATCGCAAGCTGTGTGCGTCAGTAGAGCGTAAGGAATCGCTCAACCACGGCAGAACGACCCGCACTGCTTCTGACCGTTACTTCCGCTCTGCGGATGCTCGCATTGCCGTGATGCTGCGTGCCCAGGGCATGTGCGAGAAACCAGACTGCGGTGGCCAACCGGCTGATGTCACCGACAGGGGCGATGCCATCCTCGAAGTCGACCATGTCGACGAACGGGCCGCCCAGGGCCGTGACCACCCGGCGAACATGATTGCATTGTGTCCGAACTGCCACGCGATCAAAACCCGAGGCAGTACTAGGCGCGACCTCAAACGCAAGCTGAAGACGCTGGCCGAGCGTCTCCACCGAGAAGCGGAAGCGTGGGAGAACGTCCTCTGA
- a CDS encoding HIT family protein, with protein sequence MPSADRCPFCDYLAGLRPASILEQVAILVTRWQRGQGHVLVIPVAHRPTGMDVAPAEEQQFMDAVRRAARAITAAYDPGGIAVWQNNRVPAQQAVPHAHFHVAGTLPDGCTRSGEVPRLDLDETDGIAKRLSPHL encoded by the coding sequence ATGCCATCCGCGGACCGGTGCCCCTTCTGCGACTACCTTGCCGGGCTGAGGCCCGCCTCCATTCTGGAGCAGGTCGCCATCCTGGTCACGCGTTGGCAGCGTGGGCAGGGCCACGTGCTGGTGATCCCGGTCGCTCATCGCCCGACGGGCATGGACGTGGCCCCGGCGGAGGAGCAACAATTTATGGACGCCGTGCGGCGGGCGGCCCGGGCCATCACGGCCGCCTACGACCCCGGGGGCATCGCCGTTTGGCAGAACAACCGGGTGCCCGCGCAGCAGGCCGTCCCCCATGCGCACTTCCATGTCGCCGGCACTCTGCCCGACGGTTGCACGCGGTCGGGGGAGGTCCCTCGTCTCGACCTCGATGAGACCGACGGGATCGCCAAGCGCCTCAGTCCTCATCTCTGA